A region from the Brassica napus cultivar Da-Ae chromosome C8, Da-Ae, whole genome shotgun sequence genome encodes:
- the LOC106411928 gene encoding transmembrane protein 18, with protein MEEIRSAMEQQMDLMADLVQKLSGELRTGLQPAYANFIGFFHAIDWKEPWIMGLIAFHALFLMATLLSRRHLNFHMFLFLFALGGVYFAESLNRLLRKHWKSFSTQNYFDPHGVFLSVLWSGPLLVIAMIILINTLFSLCYLIVKWKRAELRHRARLARTKQE; from the exons ATGGAGGAAATAAGATCTGCGATGGAGCAACAAATGGATCTGATGGCGGATCTGGTCCAGAAGCTCTCGGGAGAGCTCCGAACCGGATTACAACCTGCCTACGCTAATTTCATAGGTTTTTTCCACGCCATCGATTGGAAG GAACCGTGGATAATGGGATTAATTGCGTTTCATGCTCTGTTTCTAATGGCCACTCTTCTCTCTAGAAGGCATCTCAACTTCCACATGTTCCTCTTCTTATTCGCTT TGGGTGGGGTATACTTCGCGGAGAGTCTCAACCGGCTCTTGAGAAAACACTGGAAGAGCTTCTCAACTCAAAATTACTTTGACCCCCACGGAGTCTTCCTCTCGGTTCTCTGGTCTGGACCACTTCTGGTCATTGCAATGATAATCCTG ATAAACACACTCTTTTCCCTTTGCTACCTGATTGTAAAATGGAAAAGAGCTGAGCTCAGGCATCGTGCAAGGCTTGCTCGTACCAAGCAGGAATAG
- the LOC106350326 gene encoding uncharacterized protein LOC106350326: MGDHTNQDDLTTAMALMQQQMQQLQQQMQQLQQTIQAQEQAAQQQQEQQAQTVPIGTRNLPCNIPTTRSAISAMNSASNGDFMTQTTDGAFELIENMAATSVNKNEESDFSKKGNKQPFAETVLGAEENREQSASSGATAPSEPAETLPVRVYVPKVPYPIPPKHMMDPISAEQLAGFRKMVRRLPQKISFEHAWEIRPLHMFFKNCRESQEEIKALFTEALKPSLKVLPKVDDPRKFVFPCSIAGVEFKEALCDSWSSVNLVSKAIVDELGIVDVEPSQVKLAFANSSMTVSYGTIRNLPVQVGDCVLHTEFQVVEMRNDHEMPLIFGRSFMATVGAIVDMPNKRVSFSNIKKKIFYKAVPT; encoded by the exons atgggtgatcaCACCAATCAGGATGATCTCACTACTGCAATGGCACTCatgcagcagcagatgcaacagttgcagcagcagatgcaacaGTTGCAGCAGACCATTCAAGCGCAGGAACAAGCTGCTCAGCAGCAGCAGGAACAGCAGGCGCAGACTGTTCCGATCGGGACGAGAAACCTTCCGTGTAACATCCCTACTAcgcgctctgccatt AGTGCTATGAACTCTGCCAGCAATGGAGATTTCATGACTCAGACCACTGATGGAGCGTTTGAGCTAATTGAGAATATGGCTGCTACCTCAGTCAATAAGAACGAGGAGAGTGATTTCTCCAAGAAAGGGAACA AGCAGCCATTCGCTGAGACTGTTCTAGGCGCAGAAGAGAACAGAGAGCAGTCTGCTAGCTCTGGAGCGACTGCTCCTAGCGAACCTGCTGAGACTCTACCAGTGCGAGTCTATGTTCCTAAGGTTCcctatccaattccacctaAACATATGATGGATCCTATTAGTGCAGAGCAGCTGGCTGGGTTTAGAAAGATGGTCAGAAGGCTTCCTCAAAAGATCTcatttgaacatgcttgggagatTCGGCCATTGCATATGTTCTTCAAAAATTGCAGAGAATCTCAGGAGGAAATCAAGGCACTCTTTACTGAAGCACTGAAACCATCGCTGAAGGTACTGCCTAAGGTTGATGACCCTAGAAAGTTTGTTTTTCCTTGTTCCATTGCTGGAGTAGAATTCAAGGAAGCTCTTTGTGATTCTTGGTCTAGTGTGAACCTTGTCTCAAAAGCGATTGTAGACGAGCTGGGCATTGTTGATGTTGAGCCTTCTCAGGTGAAGCTGGcctttgcaaactcttccatGACAGTCTCTTATGGAACCATTCGCAATCTTCCTGTCCAGGTTGGGGACTGTGTGCTCCATACCGaatttcaagttgttgagatgaggaacgatcatgagatgcctttgatctTTGGAAGATCATTTATGGCTACAGTGGGAGCAATCGTCGACATGCCTAATAAGAGAGTctccttctccaacatcaaaaagaaaattttctacAAGGCTGTCCCAACTTGA